The following proteins come from a genomic window of Pseudomonas sp. Z8(2022):
- a CDS encoding SLC13 family permease codes for MTPDLLCTLALLAGAVILFVVGKPRMDVVALLVLVALPLTGVLDVHQTLSGFSDPNVILIAALFVIGAGLVRTGIAYRLGDWLVKTAGSSETRLLILLMLAAAGLGSVMSSTGVVAIFIPVALGVAARLRISPARLMMPLAFAGLISGMLTLVATAPNLVVHAELRRAGLEGFGFFSMTPIGLAILLLGIVYMLLTRNWLQRGDAQGDAGAPRLTLADLAQAYRLVERERRLRVMPNSPLASQPLNELELRQQYGINVIAVERQSKFRNLLLMATGNTLLQPGDVLLVDLVSPSIALLGIYRSLGLEPMPLPNSYYSVHAHQLGLVEVALPPESKLLGKTIQEVGFRSRHKLNVVGLRRHGQALEGVLVDERLKASDTLLVAGDWKAIHRLQGLSRDFLVLSLPAEVDEVAPAARKAPYALLSLAVMIVLMVSGLVPNVLAALIACLLMGAFRCIDLDSAYRSIHWPTLILIVGMLPFAQALQQTGGIDLAVHGLVALLGDAGPYAILASLFAATALIGLFISNTATAVLMGPVAIATAQTLGVSPYPFAMIVALAASAAFMTPISSPVNTLVLGPGQYRFADFVRVGVPFTLLVMIVSVLLVPLIFPL; via the coding sequence ATGACCCCTGATCTGCTCTGCACCCTGGCCCTGCTCGCCGGTGCCGTTATTCTTTTCGTCGTCGGCAAGCCGCGCATGGACGTGGTGGCCCTGCTGGTACTGGTTGCCCTGCCACTGACTGGCGTCCTTGACGTGCATCAGACCCTGTCGGGCTTCAGCGATCCCAACGTGATTCTGATCGCCGCGCTGTTCGTCATCGGCGCCGGGCTGGTACGCACCGGCATCGCCTACCGCCTCGGCGACTGGCTGGTGAAAACCGCCGGCAGCAGCGAGACGCGCCTGCTGATCCTGCTGATGCTGGCCGCAGCCGGGCTCGGCTCGGTGATGAGCTCCACCGGTGTGGTGGCCATCTTCATCCCGGTGGCGCTGGGCGTGGCCGCCCGCCTGCGCATTTCTCCGGCGCGGCTGATGATGCCGCTGGCCTTCGCCGGACTGATCAGCGGCATGCTCACCCTGGTCGCCACTGCGCCCAACCTGGTGGTACATGCCGAACTGCGCCGCGCCGGGCTGGAGGGTTTCGGCTTTTTCAGCATGACGCCGATCGGCCTGGCGATCCTCCTGCTCGGCATCGTCTACATGCTGCTGACCCGCAACTGGCTGCAGCGCGGCGATGCGCAGGGCGATGCCGGCGCTCCGCGTCTGACCCTGGCCGATCTGGCCCAGGCCTACCGCCTGGTGGAACGCGAGCGACGGCTGCGGGTAATGCCCAACTCGCCCCTGGCCAGCCAGCCGCTCAACGAACTGGAGCTGCGCCAGCAGTACGGCATCAACGTGATTGCCGTCGAGCGCCAGAGCAAGTTCCGCAACCTGTTGCTGATGGCCACGGGCAACACCCTGCTGCAGCCCGGCGATGTGCTGCTGGTCGATCTGGTCAGCCCGTCCATTGCCCTGCTCGGCATCTACCGGAGTCTCGGCCTGGAGCCGATGCCGCTGCCCAATTCCTACTACAGCGTGCATGCCCACCAGTTGGGGCTGGTGGAGGTGGCGCTGCCGCCGGAGTCGAAGCTGCTGGGCAAGACCATTCAGGAGGTCGGCTTCCGCAGCCGGCACAAGCTCAACGTCGTCGGTCTGCGCCGGCACGGCCAGGCGCTGGAGGGCGTGCTGGTGGATGAACGCCTGAAGGCCTCGGACACCCTGCTGGTCGCCGGTGACTGGAAAGCCATCCACCGCCTGCAGGGACTGAGCCGCGATTTCCTGGTGCTGAGCCTGCCCGCCGAGGTGGACGAAGTGGCGCCAGCCGCGCGCAAGGCGCCCTACGCCCTGCTCAGTCTGGCTGTGATGATCGTGCTGATGGTCAGCGGCCTGGTGCCCAACGTGCTCGCCGCACTGATCGCCTGCCTGCTGATGGGCGCGTTTCGCTGCATCGATCTGGACAGCGCCTACCGCTCGATCCACTGGCCGACCCTGATCCTTATCGTCGGCATGCTGCCCTTTGCCCAGGCACTGCAGCAGACCGGTGGCATCGACCTGGCGGTGCACGGCCTGGTGGCACTGCTCGGCGACGCCGGGCCCTACGCCATTCTCGCCAGCCTGTTCGCCGCCACCGCGCTGATCGGCCTGTTCATATCCAACACCGCGACGGCGGTGCTGATGGGCCCGGTAGCCATCGCCACGGCGCAGACCCTGGGCGTCTCGCCCTACCCCTTCGCCATGATCGTGGCGCTGGCCGCATCGGCGGCGTTCATGACACCGATCTCCTCGCCGGTGAACACCCTGGTGCTCGGCCCCGGCCAGTACCGCTTCGCTGATTTCGTGCGCGTCGGCGTGCCGTTCACCCTGCTGGTGATGATCGTCAGCGTGCTGCTAGTGCCGCTGATCTTCCCGCTCTAG
- a CDS encoding winged helix-turn-helix domain-containing protein, translated as MEISKTRTSFYRRLYVAWLIDSGTAASVPALMAATGMPRRTAQDTLAALSELDIDCQFQQGDGERNNSGHYLIRDWGPINPKWIAANLQQIKATLDYP; from the coding sequence ATGGAAATCAGCAAGACCCGCACCAGCTTCTACCGTCGCCTGTATGTCGCCTGGCTGATCGACAGCGGCACCGCCGCCAGCGTCCCGGCGCTGATGGCCGCCACCGGCATGCCGCGACGCACCGCCCAGGACACCCTCGCCGCCCTGTCCGAGCTGGACATCGATTGCCAGTTCCAGCAGGGCGATGGCGAACGCAACAACAGCGGCCATTACCTGATTCGCGACTGGGGGCCGATCAATCCGAAGTGGATCGCCGCCAACCTGCAGCAGATCAAGGCAACCCTCGATTACCCCTGA